From the genome of Candidatus Latescibacterota bacterium:
GGATCCTTCATGCTGAGCAACGTTTCAGTTTTCTGATAGATTTTACGAACGCCGACTCGTCTGTAGTCGAGAAGTACAGATATATTCTCGATGCCGGCCTCGATGACCTCGACAGGACTGTCGAGATGATGCGTCATGTATTCCCCAGTCATAATGGATGGAAGGAAGCGGCTCGCGACCTGGATGTACTGAAGGAAATATTCCGGTCATATATCGCGGTGTATGAGTTGGGGGATGAATCTGCCTACAACGGGTTGAACGGGAAATACAGAAAATCGATCGACAGCTTTCTGGGCACTCTCCGTGAGGTAAGAGAGATTCTCAGGGTAAGGCAATCTGTCGATATTAATGGAGAGTGGGAAAGTCTGATCCAGGGGCGCAAAGATGATCTAAAAGAATCGGGCATTGAGTTGTCTGCTAATCTGGCCGAAGTTGCGGGGACAGGAGTCCACCTGACTGCGGGAGAATTCAGAGATATATTCAGTAACCTTCTGACAAATTCGATCTGGGCCGTGTCGGATACCGATGACAGGCGCATCAGGGTAGAAACGTCAAAAGACCGTATGCATCTCAAGGTGCGGTGGCTTGACTCCGGGCGTGGAATCGATCCGGAGATCAGGGAAATTCTTTTTTCCAGAGATGTGAAATCACAGAGGCCGGGTGGCAGGGGGCTGGGATGTCATATAGCAGGGCAGATCATCAAAGTGAGGAGGGGGCGCATAAGGGTCGAAGATCCGCCTGCTGGATGGAGCACGTCTATAGTGATAAAATTTATCAGAACGAAGTGAGGATCAGATGATCGAAATGAGGAATTCCGGGGAGATGCTCAGGCCCAGAGTGCTTATCGTAGACGATGAGGTCGATTTCATTCAGAGAGCGACGCGGTTGCTGAGTGTCGATTATGAGCTCGAAGCGGCAGATAGCTGGAAGGCGGCAAAAAAGATTATTGAGAGCAGACCTGTCTCTGCCCTGCTGCTCGACTATGACCTTAAGGACGGTTGGGACGGTCTTGACATAATTAAGGAACTCAGAAAATCTGGACCATTGTCGCTGGCAATCATCCTTATATCTAAGTTCATGAGCGAGGATCTCAAGCTTACCGGGCACGAAAAAGGCGCCGACTATTGTATGTCGAAAGCTGCTGATGATGAGGAGATGAAAAGGGAGATTTCCAACGCGCTAAAACAGAACCTGGCGAAAAGAAAACTGCTTGTTCACGAAAAGGAAGAACTGGATAAGCTTGTCGTACCTGTTTTTAAATCTCAATCCATGAATAAATTACTGGGCCAACTCTCAGGGTTCATCAATACGAATGAGAATATATTTATCACGGGCGAAAAGGGATCAGGCAAGGGGGAGCTTGCCAGGTGGATACATCACAAGAGTAGCAGGAGCAATAATATCCTCACCGAGATAATTCTGCCAGGGCTGCAGGAGAATATGTTTACTACCGAGATGTTCGGGTTTGAAAAGGGTTCCCACACCCAGGCGGATAAGATGAAGCCGGGTCTTTTGGAGGTGGCAGATAAGGGGTCGATGATTCTCGATGAAATCGGTGAATTGAGGATGGATCTGCAGCCCAAACTTCTGGGAGTGATCGAGAAAAAACCATTTATGAGGATGGGGGGAACAGAGCCCATTCCATTTGATGTACGATTTATTACACTGACCAACCATGATGATATTGAGGAGCGGGTCGGAGGCGGCGCCTTCAGAGGAGACCTCTACGACAGACTCAAGACCTGCCATCTGCATATGCCGCCACTTCGAGAGAGGCGGGAGGATATTCCGGAGATCGCGGAAAGTATCTTAAAAAGGGTAAAGAAGGAAATAAAACGACCGGATATAGAAGGCTTTGACGACTCCCTGATGAAAATCATGCTTGAGCACGACTGGCCGGGAAATGTCCGCGACCTGGAGATCTGGATAAAGTCGGGTGTGATCAACGCCAATGGTGTGACGATAAAGATCGGCGATGTGGAGAAGTCAGTGAGGATCGACCGGGGAAAAGCCAGCCAGCTTCCATTCAA
Proteins encoded in this window:
- a CDS encoding sigma-54 dependent transcriptional regulator, with the translated sequence MIEMRNSGEMLRPRVLIVDDEVDFIQRATRLLSVDYELEAADSWKAAKKIIESRPVSALLLDYDLKDGWDGLDIIKELRKSGPLSLAIILISKFMSEDLKLTGHEKGADYCMSKAADDEEMKREISNALKQNLAKRKLLVHEKEELDKLVVPVFKSQSMNKLLGQLSGFINTNENIFITGEKGSGKGELARWIHHKSSRSNNILTEIILPGLQENMFTTEMFGFEKGSHTQADKMKPGLLEVADKGSMILDEIGELRMDLQPKLLGVIEKKPFMRMGGTEPIPFDVRFITLTNHDDIEERVGGGAFRGDLYDRLKTCHLHMPPLRERREDIPEIAESILKRVKKEIKRPDIEGFDDSLMKIMLEHDWPGNVRDLEIWIKSGVINANGVTIKIGDVEKSVRIDRGKASQLPFKEDWYSMTLDKATDHAQKLLIEHVLAETRGNMTKAAERLGIHRGGSYRYCKRLGIDYKKFKKDDETEK